One segment of Triticum aestivum cultivar Chinese Spring chromosome 2A, IWGSC CS RefSeq v2.1, whole genome shotgun sequence DNA contains the following:
- the LOC123187631 gene encoding protein EARLY RESPONSIVE TO DEHYDRATION 15, whose translation MSTMAMSALNPDAPMFIPAAFKKVEDYSPEWWELVKTTAWFRDHWFRQHQLYEDLADDVDVDDVAALLPDDSVDLLDADDLFYSPPSPQPQPDFYHYKPAGFGGDMDAVLKTLSVNSPRGGGPAPAWAPMRHAEKPAQHVGPRAGGGARRAIHQPR comes from the exons ATGAGCACCATGGCGATGTCGGCGCTGAACCCGGACGCGCCCATGTTCATCCCGGCGGCGTTCAAGAAGGTGGAGGACTACTCGCCCGAGTGGTGGGAGCTGGTCAAGACCACCGCCTGGTTCCGCGACCACTGGTTCCGCCAGCACCAGCTCTACGAGGACCTCGCCGACGACGTCGACGTGGacgacgtcgccgccctcctcCCCGACGACTCCGTCGACCTGCTCGACGCCGACGACCTCTTCTACTCCCCGCCGTCGCCCCAGCCCCAGCCCGACTTCTACCACTACAAACCAGCAG GGTtcggcggcgacatggacgcgGTGCTGAAGACGCTGAGCGTGAACTCGCCGAGGGGCGGCGGCCCGGCGCCAGCCTGGGCGCCGATGAGGCACGCCGAGAAGCCGGCGCAGCACGTCGGCCCcagggccggcggcggcgcccgcCGCGCCATCCACCAGCCGCGCTAG
- the LOC123187630 gene encoding ubiquitin carboxyl-terminal hydrolase 10: MSGADKVVLFGSFTEDETKLFQGQPAKSEEKSWELPEIQFGSLNFSVLSLEKASNAITEGSAHSPKPTYGHTKDHAGSNKKETVTSTLPNGGPVLFNGFPAEVSPNNGILKNVKSEASVPSAGPVSNLKENKATVALAGPVNNVKKTEAQVPSARPVNDVKKNEALALSPGPINNVKKDATVPSAGPVNNVKKDAAVPSAGPVNNVKKAKATAPSAGPANNVKKAEATPPSALSANNVKKAEPTVPSARPVNNVKKAEATIPSPVPVNNVKKAEATVPSPRPVNNVKKAEATVPSPRPVNNEKKAEATVPSPGPANTVKKTESVVPSVAPIKSISSSTPIEGPGPHHDGLRCTESSSSAMLVTENGSTGADAPIIAAPADDSVTSLNKEDYQNKPLLPHGLKNTGNICFLNATLQAFLSCFPFVQLVQGLRNRSIPKAGYPTLSAFIELVSQFDVLDESTMKDERFALVAAKIINPTMFDQVLRNFTPDVPAGTSARPRQEDAQEFLSFAMDRMHDELLRLNGNGSNSKEGMVVSSDDDDAWETVGRKNKSAIMRTQSFVPSDLSAIFGGKLQSVVKAAGNKASATVQPFLLLHLDIFPDAVQTLDDALHLFSTPESLEGYRTTAGKAGVVTARKSFKIHELSKIMILHLKRFSYGNRGCTKLYKPLHFPLELVLNRDLLSSPSSEGRRYELVATITHHGSGPSRGHYTADAKHDGGQWLRFDDGHVMPINVNKVLHNPAYILFYKQV; this comes from the exons atgagcggcgccgacaag GTTGTGTTGTTTGGGTCCTTCACGGAGGATGAGACTAAGTTGTTCCAGGGGCAGCCTGCTAAAAGTGAGGAGAAATCATGGGAACTGCCTGAGATCCAGTTTGGTTCACTGAATTTTTCTGTGCTAAGTTTAGAGAAAGCATCGAATGCTATCACTGAAGGCTCTGCTCATTCTCCAAAGCCAACTTATGGCCATACAAAGGATCACGCTGGCAGTAATAAGAAGGAAACTGTAACATCTACCTTACCAAATGGTGGACCAGTGCTGTTCAATGGATTTCCTGCCGAAGTTTCTCCTAATAATGGTATTCTCAAGAATGTGAAGTCTGAAGCTTCGGTCCCTTCAGCTGGGCCTGTCAGCAATTTAAAGGAGAACAAAGCAACGGTTGCTTTAGCTGGCCCTGTAAACAATGTAAAGAAGACTGAAGCTCAAGTTCCTTCAGCTCGTCCTGTCAACGATGTAAAGAAGAATGAAGCTCTGGCTCTTTCACCTGGGCCGATCAACAATGTAAAGAAGGACGCTACAGTTCCTTCAGCTGGGCCTGTCAACAATGTAAAGAAGGACGCTGCAGTTCCTTCAGCTGGGCCTGTCAACAATGTAAAGAAGGCTAAAGCCACGGCTCCTTCAGCTGGGCCTGCCAACAATGTGAAGAAGGCTGAAGCCACGCCCCCTTCAGCTCTGTCTGCCAACAATGTGAAGAAGGCTGAACCTACAGTTCCTTCAGCTAGGCCTGTCAACAATGTGAAGAAGGCTGAAGCTACGATTCCTTCACCTGTGCCTGTCAACAATGTGAAGAAGGCTGAAGCTACGGTTCCTTCACCCAGGCCTGTCAACAATGTGAAGAAGGCTGAAGCTACGGTCCCTTCACCCAGGCCTGTCAACAATGAGAAGAAGGCTGAAGCTACAGTTCCTTCACCTGGCCCTGCTAACACTGTAAAGAAGACTGAATCTGTGGTTCCTTCAGTTGCGCCTATCAAGAGCATTAGCAGTTCAACACCAATTGAAGGGCCAGGGCCGCACCATGATGGTCTCAGATGTACAGAAAGCAGCAGTTCAGCTATGTTAGTAACTGAGAATGGAAGCACAGGTGCTGATGCACCTATTATTGCAGCTCCAGCAGATGATTCCGTCACAAGTTTAAATAAGGAAGACTATCAGAATAAGCCGTTGCTTCCTCATGGTTTGAAGAATACAGGAAATATATGCTTCCTGAATGCAACTTTGCAGGCTTTCCTTTCATGCTTCCCTTTTGTTCAGCTTGTACAAGGCCTGAGGAACCGGAGTATACCTAAG GCTGGCTACCCTACTCTGAGTGCATTCATTGAGCTCGTCTCTCAGTTTGATGTACTTGACGAGTCTACTATGAAAGACGAGAGGTTTGCTTTAGTCGCTGCAAAAATAATCAATCCTACCATGTTCGATCAAGTTCTGAGAAATTTTACTCCAGATGTACCGGCTGGAACATCTGCTCGGCCAAG ACAAGAAGATGCCCAAGAGTTCCTAAGTTTTGCCATGGATAGAATGCATGATGAACTGTTGAGGCTTAATGGCAATGGTTCAAATTCAAAGGAAGGTATGGTTGTTTCTTCTGATGATGACGATGCCTGGGAGACTGTAGGTAGGAAGAACAAATCTGCAATCATGAGGACACAGAGTTTTGTTCCCTCCGATCTAAGTGCTATTTTTGGAGGCAAGCTACAAAGTGTAGTGAAAGCTGCAG GTAACAAAGCATCAGCAACCGTTCAGCCTTTCCTGCTGCTCCATCTTGATATATTTCCAGATGCTGTTCAAACGCTTGACGATGCACTTCATCTGTTTTCCACCCCTGAATCTTTGGAAGGATACAGAACAACTGCTGGAAAG GCCGGAGTGGTGACAGCTAGGAAATCATTCAAGATACATGAACTTTCAAAGATAATGATACTGCACTTGAAGAGGTTCAGTTATGGAAATCGTGGGTGTACTAAACTGTACAAGCCACTCCACTTCCCTCTTGAACTGGTCCTCAATCGGGATCTGCTGAGCTCACCATCATCAGAG GGTAGAAGATACGAGCTCGTTGCAACCATCACTCATCACGGGAGTGGCCCGTCCAGGGGCCATTACACCGCTGATGCAAAGCATGACGGTGGGCAGTGGCTTCGGTTCGATGACGGCCATGTCATGCCCATCAACGTGAACAAGGTCTTGCATAACCCAGCGTATATCCTGTTCTACAAGCAAGTTTAA